Proteins from one Plodia interpunctella isolate USDA-ARS_2022_Savannah chromosome 7, ilPloInte3.2, whole genome shotgun sequence genomic window:
- the LOC128671239 gene encoding uncharacterized protein LOC128671239 isoform X3 encodes MGKMTGEICCSNKWTTSPPGEPLVRAPVGKPRCPPAISRLRVEKVEGGLAVAGVVVAANCQIVLPIFGILFMLVGCVLTAASYRGCGENEEPDHYAARIAFTGNSRVLGPVCIVAGALMTIAGIVLCILMRAAQRKQRRLAYNCPIHGDFYPLSPQNTRKYSRSPSGLWLRLRSWLGLVEDGEAPRCPRSAEPASPARADAPCPPPLPFVVPSDSVVCMASVLGAPLSPEQTFGSIKSLAISREVASFPLSRSPTPPPLSCPPFKDDSKTYDDHIPNSITRPDFDCGSPTCNYRVVECKLTTSDEISRSAPLPSVHRQKDYKPVRPNTVSITIPDEKG; translated from the exons GACGACGTCACCACCAGGGGAGCCTCTGGTCCGGGCACCAGTGGGCAAGCCGCGTTGCCCCCCGGCCATCTCCCGGCTTCGCGTGGAGAAGGTGGAAGGCGGGCTGGCGGTCGCTGGTGTTGTCGTTGCCGCCAACTGTCAGATAGTTCTACCGATCTTCGGGATTTTGTTTATGCTCGTTGGCTGCGTGCTAACTG CGGCATCGTATCGCGGTTGCGGCGAGAATGAGGAGCCTGACCACTATGCGGCCAGGATTGCCTTCACCGGTAATTCCCGAGTGTTGGGGCCCGTATGCATCGTCGCCGGGGCCTTGATGACCATTGCTG gtatcGTGCTATGTATACTGATGCGCGCAGCCCAGCGTAAGCAACGCCGGCTGGCATACAACTGTCCCATCCATGGAGACTTCTACCCTCTCAGTCCACAGAACACTAGGAAATATTCTC GCAGTCCGTCAGGCCTCTGGCTGAGGCTCCGCAGCTGGCTGGGCCTGGTAGAGGACGGGGAAGCGCCGCGGTGTCCGCGCAGCGCCGAGCCCGCCTCGCCAGCCAGGGCCGACGCCCCGTGTCCCCCACCATTACCGTTCGTTGTGCCATCGGACTCTGTCGt gtGCATGGCGTCGGTACTAGGCGCTCCTCTTAGTCCAGAACAAACCTTCGGGTCCATCAAATCCCTGGCAATATCACGCGAGGTGGCCAGCTTCCCTCTCTCACGGTCACCTACACCGCCACCTCTAAG CTGTCCTCCATTCAAGGACGACTCGAAGACATATGATGACCACATCCCGAACTCAATAACGCGCCCCGACTTCGACTGCGGCTCGCCCACGTGCAACTATCGAGTCGTCGAATGTAAACTCACCACTTCCGACGAAATCTCCCGAAGCGCGCCTCTCCCTAGCGTCCATAGACAAAAGGACTACAAACCTGTCAGACCTAACACCGTTTCCATTACCATTCCTGACGAAAAAGgttaa
- the LOC128671239 gene encoding uncharacterized protein LOC128671239 isoform X1 translates to MYGVVVEDTMTRSSYRPLIPRASHTSLDNREIGTTSPPGEPLVRAPVGKPRCPPAISRLRVEKVEGGLAVAGVVVAANCQIVLPIFGILFMLVGCVLTAASYRGCGENEEPDHYAARIAFTGNSRVLGPVCIVAGALMTIAGIVLCILMRAAQRKQRRLAYNCPIHGDFYPLSPQNTRKYSRSPSGLWLRLRSWLGLVEDGEAPRCPRSAEPASPARADAPCPPPLPFVVPSDSVVCMASVLGAPLSPEQTFGSIKSLAISREVASFPLSRSPTPPPLSCPPFKDDSKTYDDHIPNSITRPDFDCGSPTCNYRVVECKLTTSDEISRSAPLPSVHRQKDYKPVRPNTVSITIPDEKG, encoded by the exons GACGACGTCACCACCAGGGGAGCCTCTGGTCCGGGCACCAGTGGGCAAGCCGCGTTGCCCCCCGGCCATCTCCCGGCTTCGCGTGGAGAAGGTGGAAGGCGGGCTGGCGGTCGCTGGTGTTGTCGTTGCCGCCAACTGTCAGATAGTTCTACCGATCTTCGGGATTTTGTTTATGCTCGTTGGCTGCGTGCTAACTG CGGCATCGTATCGCGGTTGCGGCGAGAATGAGGAGCCTGACCACTATGCGGCCAGGATTGCCTTCACCGGTAATTCCCGAGTGTTGGGGCCCGTATGCATCGTCGCCGGGGCCTTGATGACCATTGCTG gtatcGTGCTATGTATACTGATGCGCGCAGCCCAGCGTAAGCAACGCCGGCTGGCATACAACTGTCCCATCCATGGAGACTTCTACCCTCTCAGTCCACAGAACACTAGGAAATATTCTC GCAGTCCGTCAGGCCTCTGGCTGAGGCTCCGCAGCTGGCTGGGCCTGGTAGAGGACGGGGAAGCGCCGCGGTGTCCGCGCAGCGCCGAGCCCGCCTCGCCAGCCAGGGCCGACGCCCCGTGTCCCCCACCATTACCGTTCGTTGTGCCATCGGACTCTGTCGt gtGCATGGCGTCGGTACTAGGCGCTCCTCTTAGTCCAGAACAAACCTTCGGGTCCATCAAATCCCTGGCAATATCACGCGAGGTGGCCAGCTTCCCTCTCTCACGGTCACCTACACCGCCACCTCTAAG CTGTCCTCCATTCAAGGACGACTCGAAGACATATGATGACCACATCCCGAACTCAATAACGCGCCCCGACTTCGACTGCGGCTCGCCCACGTGCAACTATCGAGTCGTCGAATGTAAACTCACCACTTCCGACGAAATCTCCCGAAGCGCGCCTCTCCCTAGCGTCCATAGACAAAAGGACTACAAACCTGTCAGACCTAACACCGTTTCCATTACCATTCCTGACGAAAAAGgttaa
- the LOC128671239 gene encoding uncharacterized protein LOC128671239 isoform X2: protein MHLRALLSPLERAGSAGMKGQPVWTTSPPGEPLVRAPVGKPRCPPAISRLRVEKVEGGLAVAGVVVAANCQIVLPIFGILFMLVGCVLTAASYRGCGENEEPDHYAARIAFTGNSRVLGPVCIVAGALMTIAGIVLCILMRAAQRKQRRLAYNCPIHGDFYPLSPQNTRKYSRSPSGLWLRLRSWLGLVEDGEAPRCPRSAEPASPARADAPCPPPLPFVVPSDSVVCMASVLGAPLSPEQTFGSIKSLAISREVASFPLSRSPTPPPLSCPPFKDDSKTYDDHIPNSITRPDFDCGSPTCNYRVVECKLTTSDEISRSAPLPSVHRQKDYKPVRPNTVSITIPDEKG, encoded by the exons GACGACGTCACCACCAGGGGAGCCTCTGGTCCGGGCACCAGTGGGCAAGCCGCGTTGCCCCCCGGCCATCTCCCGGCTTCGCGTGGAGAAGGTGGAAGGCGGGCTGGCGGTCGCTGGTGTTGTCGTTGCCGCCAACTGTCAGATAGTTCTACCGATCTTCGGGATTTTGTTTATGCTCGTTGGCTGCGTGCTAACTG CGGCATCGTATCGCGGTTGCGGCGAGAATGAGGAGCCTGACCACTATGCGGCCAGGATTGCCTTCACCGGTAATTCCCGAGTGTTGGGGCCCGTATGCATCGTCGCCGGGGCCTTGATGACCATTGCTG gtatcGTGCTATGTATACTGATGCGCGCAGCCCAGCGTAAGCAACGCCGGCTGGCATACAACTGTCCCATCCATGGAGACTTCTACCCTCTCAGTCCACAGAACACTAGGAAATATTCTC GCAGTCCGTCAGGCCTCTGGCTGAGGCTCCGCAGCTGGCTGGGCCTGGTAGAGGACGGGGAAGCGCCGCGGTGTCCGCGCAGCGCCGAGCCCGCCTCGCCAGCCAGGGCCGACGCCCCGTGTCCCCCACCATTACCGTTCGTTGTGCCATCGGACTCTGTCGt gtGCATGGCGTCGGTACTAGGCGCTCCTCTTAGTCCAGAACAAACCTTCGGGTCCATCAAATCCCTGGCAATATCACGCGAGGTGGCCAGCTTCCCTCTCTCACGGTCACCTACACCGCCACCTCTAAG CTGTCCTCCATTCAAGGACGACTCGAAGACATATGATGACCACATCCCGAACTCAATAACGCGCCCCGACTTCGACTGCGGCTCGCCCACGTGCAACTATCGAGTCGTCGAATGTAAACTCACCACTTCCGACGAAATCTCCCGAAGCGCGCCTCTCCCTAGCGTCCATAGACAAAAGGACTACAAACCTGTCAGACCTAACACCGTTTCCATTACCATTCCTGACGAAAAAGgttaa